The Acidobacteriota bacterium genomic interval CAGGTCCTCACGGGGGTCGCGTCCTTCATCGCGGAGCGCCGGCACTCGGGGCTCCTCCAGGTCTTCGGCAGGCTCGCCCCCGGCGCGACCTTCGAGGGGGCGGAGGCCGAGATGAGAACGATCGCGGCGCGCCTCGCGCGGGAGCATCCGGAGGAGAACAAGGGGTGGAGCGCCACCGTCCTCCCGCTCACCGAGGCGGTCCTCGGCCCGAACGACCGCGCGGCGTGCGCGCGCGGGGCGGCGCTCGCGCTCGGCATCGCGGCGCTCGTGCTCCTCATCGCGGGGGCCAACGTCGCGAACATCCTCCTGGCGCGCGCGCTCGATCGCCGGAAGGAGATGGCCGTGCGCCTCGCTCTGGGGGCGAGCCGGATCGACATCGTCCGGCTCCTGCTCCTCGAGAACTTCCTCGTCGTCGCCGCCGGGGCCGGCGTCGCCCTCCACCTCGCGACGTGGGGGCGCGACCTCGTCCTCCACGCGGGATGGCCGGCGCTGCCGCCGACGCTCGACGTGCCGATCGACGCGCGCGTCTTCGCCTTCGTCGTCGCCGTGGCCTCGGCGGTCGGCGCCTCGTTCGGCCTCCTCCCGGCGCTCCAGGGATCGCGCCCCGACCTGCGCGCCGCGCTCGCCGCGGGCTCGGGCGGGGCGGCGACGCGACGCGGGGGGACCCTCCGCACCGCGCTCGCCGCGGGCCAGGTCGCTCTCGCCGCCGCGTGCCTCGTGGCCGCCGGGCTCTTCCTCGAGAGCCAGCTCAACGCGGGGCGCGTCGATCCCGGCTTCGAGCGCGAGAGGATGCTGGTCGCCTCCTTCGACCTCGGGCTCCAGGGATACGATCGCGATCGGGCCCAGGCCTTCCAACAGCGCGTCGTCGACGAGGTGTCGAAGATCCCGGGGGTGACGTCGGCCGCCGTCGCCGATCGGGTCAACCTCATCGGGGGCGGGATGCTGACCACGGCCTACCTCGAGGGGAGCCCGGCCGACGGCCTCGTCCTGCGCGCCAGCACCGTGGGCCCCGGATACTTCGAGACGATGGGGACGCCGATCGTCGCGGGGCGCCCCTTCCAGCGATCGGACGGCGAGCCGGGGGCGCTCGGCTGGGCGGTCGTCAACGAGACGCTCGCGAAGAAGCTCTGGCCCGGGGCGGACGCGGTCGGCAGGAGGTTCAGGCTCGCCAACGTCGACGAGACGTGGGTCGTCGTCGGCGTCGCGAAGGACGGCCGATACGACACCTTCACCGAGGAGCCCTCGCCCCACCTGTTCATGACGACGCTGCAGGTCCCGGTGACCGACCTGACGCTCCACGTGCGGACATCCGCCGACCCGGCGGGGCTCCTCGAGGCGGTGCGGCGCGAGATGCGCGCCCTCGACCCGACCCTCCCGCTCCGAAGCGTGAGGACGATGCCCGAGGTCCTCGATCAGGCGATGTGGCGCCAGAAGCTGGGGACCGACTTCACGATCGCCCTCGCCGCGGTCGCGCTCGGGCTCGCCGTCCTGGGCGTCTACGGCGTGATGTCGTGCGCCGTCGCCGAGCGCCGGCGCGAGATGGGGATACGGGCCGCCCTCGGCGCCCGCCCGGCGGACCTCCTCTCGCTCGTCATCGCGCGCGGCGTGAGGCTGACCGTCGCCGGGCTCGCCTGCGGATTGACCCTCGCGGTCGCCGCGTCGCGCTGGCTCTCGGGGTTCCTCTTCGGCGTGGAGGGAGTCGGCGCCGCGACGCTCGGGGCGACCGCTTTCGTCCTGCTGGCGGCGACGCTCGCGGCGTCGTATTTTCCTGCCGCCCGCGCCGCGAGGTCGGACCCTCGGGAGACGCTGCGGGCGGAGTGACCGATGCCCTCGAAGCGCCCGCTTCCTTCCCGCGTCGTCGCCGCGATCGACCGATCGAGGATGCTGTCGATCCGCGCCGGCCTTGCGCATCGCTTCATCGGGATCTGGGCGGTCGTGGTGGAGCGCCGCGTCTTCGTCCGCTCATGGAGCCTCGAGCCCCGGAGCTGGTACCGGACGTTTCTCGAGGATCCGATCGGGGCGATCCAGGTCGGCGGCCGCACCCTCGCGATCCGCGCCGTGCGCGCGCGCGGCGAGCGGATGAAGGACGCGGTCAGCCGCGCCTACCTCGAGAAGTACCGGCGGGGCTCGATCGCTGGTGGACGAAGACGTCGAGCGGCGAGCCGGCGATCGGCGCGACGTACGCCCTGGGCTTCGGGCCGGGGTACGACTGGCGCGCGCGCGTCGCGAAGTGCCACCCCGGCTCCGAGTTCGAGCTCGAGATCACGGCGGCGGGGCCGGACTGGATCGGCACGCGGGTCGGGTGCCGGCTGGAGCCGGAGGGGGCCTCGGTCACCCGCGTGAGGTTCCATCACACCGGGTGGCCGACCGCGAACGAGCACTGGCGCGTGTCGTGCTACTGCTGGGCGATGTATCTCCGTCTCATGCGCCGCTTCATCGAGCACGGGGAAACGGTTCCCTACGAGGACCGGCTCGACGTCTGACGACGCGGGCCGACGTCCAGGAGGCGTGATGCGAAAAAGATGGATCTCGATCGCCGGGGTCGTGATGGCCGCGGCGCTGGCGCCCGCGCGCGCGGCGGCGCCCCCGCCCCTCTCCCCGCTCGACTTCCTCATCGGATCGTGGGTGGCCGGCGACAACTCGGGGGCCCTCGGGCCCGGCACCGGCTCGTGCTCCTTCGAGCGCGGGCTCCAGGATCACGTGATCGTGAGGACGAACCACGCCGAGTACCCGGCCGCGAACGGCGCTCCCGCCCGCAAGCACGACGACCTGATGGTGATCTTCCCGGCGGCCGGGGGAGCCGTCGAGGCGAGCTACTTCGACAACGAGGAGCACGCCATCCACTACGCCGTCACGTCGCCGGCGGCGAACGAGGCGGTCTTCGTGAGCGACGCCGCCTCGGCCGCGCCGCGGTTCCGCCTGACCTACAAGCTCCGCCCGGACGGCGTCGTGCTCGGGGAGTTCTGGATCGCCCCGCCGGGCCAGCCGGAGGCCTTCAAGTCCTACCTGACCTGGGAGCTGAGGCGCCCGCAGGGCAGGTGAGACAGAACCTCCACCTCGCGTGGCAGGCGTGGCGCGGGCGGCGCGCGAAGGAGAGGCTCGGCCCGCACGTCGGCGCGCTCCTCGTCACCACCGTCGCCGGGACCTTCGCCATGGATCCGGAGGACCGGGGGGTCGGCTGGATCCTGCGGCGCGACGGCGAGTACGGCCGCGAGGAGCGCGAGCGCATCGGAGGCCGCCTCGATGCGGGAAGCCGGCTCCTCGTCGTCGGCGCCCACGTCGGGTCGCTCGTCGTCCCCCTCTCCAGGCTCTGCCTCGCATCCGTCGCCATCGAGGCCAACCCCGCGACGTTCCGGCTTCTCGAGATCAGCCTGGCCCTGAGCGGCGTCACGAACTGCCGGGCGCTGAACGTCGCCGCCGGCGATCGAGACGAGGCTCTCCCCTTCCTCGCGAGCCGCGCGAACTCGGGGGGGAGCAAGCGAGTCCCGAAGGAGCGGCGGTTCATGTACACGTACGACGCCCCGAGGACGATCGAGGTCCCCTCGCGCCGGCTCGACGATCTCCTCCCGGGCGAATCGTTCGACGTCGTCGTCATGGACATCGAGGGGTCGGAGCCCTTCGCCCTCTCGGGGATGCCGCGCCTGCTCGCCTCGGCGCGGGCGCTGGTGGTCGAGTTCGTGCCGCACCACCTGCGGCACGTCAGCGGCGTCACCGTCGGGGAGTTCGTGTCGCGGATCACGCCTCACTTCTCGAAGCTGACGATCCCGTCGAAGGGGATCGAGGTCGGCGCCGGCGGCTTCCGCGCCGCGCTGCAGGGGATGTTCGACCGCGACGAGGTGGACGACGGCCTGATCTTCGAGAAGGAGCGGGCTCGCGCATGAGATGACGGAATGACGCCGCACGGATAGTATGCCTGCCGCGTTGGAGGGCCGAGCCGCGCATGCCGGATGACACGGACCGTCGAGTTCCCGGGGAATTCTCCGGCACCCTCTCCCTCGGCGACATCGAGCGCGCGATCGATTCCCTCGCGGTGGCGGCTTACACGTGCGCCGCGGACGGCTCGATCACGAGGTTCAACGGCGCCGCGGCGGCGATGTGGGGACGGGTTCCCGCCCTGCGCCATCCCGCGGACCGGTTCTGCGGCGCCGCGCGGCTCAGCACCCTCGATGGCTCGCCTCTCCCGCACGACCGGACGTGCATGGCCCAGACGCTGCGCCTGGGGTGCGGCTACGCGGACCAGCCGCTCGTCGTCGAACGACCGGACGGCCGGACGATTCGGGCCCACGCCCACTCGATGCCGGTGCACGGCGCTGCGGGCGAGCTGGTCGGCTCGGTCAATCTCCTCGTGGAGTCGGCGCCCCCGGGCGCGGCGCCTCCCCTCCCCGGCGCGAGCTGGACCGACGCGGCGCTCTCGGCCGTCGGCGCCCAGTCCCGCAAGGGGTACTTCCTCGCCGACGAGCGCGCGGACCGGATTCTCTTCGCGAACTCGCGGTTCTTCAGCATCTGGGACATCGAGCGACTCGAGGCGGGAGCACGCGACGGATCGATCACTTCAGGCGAGATCGACCGCCACCTCGACGAGAGGACGCGGGAGAACGCCGAGGGGGAGCTGCGCCTCGTCGACGGCCGGGTCCTCAGCGTCGCCTCCACCGAAGTCCGCGACGCCCGGGGCGGTTACGTGGGGCGCCTGCAGCGCTTCGAGGACGTCGCCGAGACCCGGCGCGTGGAGACCGAGCTTCGAAGCGCGCGCCGACGCTACGAGACGCTCGTCGACACGGTGGAGGGCATCGTCTGGGAGGCGGACGTCGACACGTGGCGGTTCACCTTCGTGAGCGAGTTTGCCGAGCGGCTCCTCGGCTATCCGCGCGCGGAGTGGTACCGCGACCCGAGCTTCTGGACGGCGCACATCCATCCCGACGACAGGGAGCGCGCCGTCGCGTTCTGCATCGAGGCCACCCGGCAGCGCGCTCACCACGACTTCGAGTACCGGATGATCGCGGCCGATGGAACCGTGGTCTGGCTTCGCGACATCGTTCGCGTCGTGGCTCCCGACGGCGAGCCCGTGAAGCTCGTGGGGCTGATGATCGACATCACCGACCGCCGGAGGGCCGAGGCGGCGCTCGGGGAAAGCGAGGCCTTCCTGAGGCTCTCACAGCGGGCCGGGCGCTCCGGAAGCTGGGAGTGGGAGCTGGCGTCGAACCGCGTCAGGTGGTCCGAGGAAATGTGCCGGATTCACGGCATCACGGCGCCGGAGTTCGCCGGCACGCTGCACGCCGCGACGGCGCCCGTTCATCCCGACGACCGCCCGAAGCTCGAGCATGGGATCGAGCGCCTGCTGCGGACGGACGTCTTCACCGACATGGAATACCGCATCACGCGGCCCGGCGGGGAAGTCCGCGTCGTCTGGGGAAGCGGCGAGATTCAGTTCGACGAAGGCGGCCGCGCCTTCGCCGTCATCGGCACCGTCACCGACATCACCGAGAGGAAGCGGGCCGAGGAGGAGCGCCGCGCGCTGGAGACGCAGTTCCGGCACGCGCAGAAGCTCGAGAGCCTCGGCGTCCTCGCCGGCGGGATCGCGCACGACTTCAATAACCTGTTGACGGCGATCCTGGGGTACGCGTCCCTCGCCCTCGCGGACGCCCCGAGCGGCTCCACCATCGAGCCGCAGATCCGCAAGGTCCTCGAGGCGGCCGAGCGAGCGTCCGACCTGACGAACCAGATGCTGGCCTACTCGGGGCGCGGCCGGTTCGTCGTCGAGACCGCCCACCTCGACGCCATCGTCGCCGACATGGCCGCGCTCCTGAACCTCGTCGTCTCCAAGAAGGCGCACCTGCGGCTCGATCTGCATCCTGCCGCGATCGACGGCGACGCGACGCAG includes:
- a CDS encoding FtsX-like permease family protein — its product is QVLTGVASFIAERRHSGLLQVFGRLAPGATFEGAEAEMRTIAARLAREHPEENKGWSATVLPLTEAVLGPNDRAACARGAALALGIAALVLLIAGANVANILLARALDRRKEMAVRLALGASRIDIVRLLLLENFLVVAAGAGVALHLATWGRDLVLHAGWPALPPTLDVPIDARVFAFVVAVASAVGASFGLLPALQGSRPDLRAALAAGSGGAATRRGGTLRTALAAGQVALAAACLVAAGLFLESQLNAGRVDPGFERERMLVASFDLGLQGYDRDRAQAFQQRVVDEVSKIPGVTSAAVADRVNLIGGGMLTTAYLEGSPADGLVLRASTVGPGYFETMGTPIVAGRPFQRSDGEPGALGWAVVNETLAKKLWPGADAVGRRFRLANVDETWVVVGVAKDGRYDTFTEEPSPHLFMTTLQVPVTDLTLHVRTSADPAGLLEAVRREMRALDPTLPLRSVRTMPEVLDQAMWRQKLGTDFTIALAAVALGLAVLGVYGVMSCAVAERRREMGIRAALGARPADLLSLVIARGVRLTVAGLACGLTLAVAASRWLSGFLFGVEGVGAATLGATAFVLLAATLAASYFPAARAARSDPRETLRAE
- a CDS encoding DUF2255 family protein, which gives rise to MPSKRPLPSRVVAAIDRSRMLSIRAGLAHRFIGIWAVVVERRVFVRSWSLEPRSWYRTFLEDPIGAIQVGGRTLAIRAVRARGERMKDAVSRAYLEKYRRGSIAGGRRRRAASRRSARRTPWASGRGTTGARASRSATPAPSSSSRSRRRGRTGSARGSGAGWSRRGPRSPA
- a CDS encoding FkbM family methyltransferase, with translation MRQNLHLAWQAWRGRRAKERLGPHVGALLVTTVAGTFAMDPEDRGVGWILRRDGEYGREERERIGGRLDAGSRLLVVGAHVGSLVVPLSRLCLASVAIEANPATFRLLEISLALSGVTNCRALNVAAGDRDEALPFLASRANSGGSKRVPKERRFMYTYDAPRTIEVPSRRLDDLLPGESFDVVVMDIEGSEPFALSGMPRLLASARALVVEFVPHHLRHVSGVTVGEFVSRITPHFSKLTIPSKGIEVGAGGFRAALQGMFDRDEVDDGLIFEKERARA
- a CDS encoding PAS domain-containing protein, with product MPDDTDRRVPGEFSGTLSLGDIERAIDSLAVAAYTCAADGSITRFNGAAAAMWGRVPALRHPADRFCGAARLSTLDGSPLPHDRTCMAQTLRLGCGYADQPLVVERPDGRTIRAHAHSMPVHGAAGELVGSVNLLVESAPPGAAPPLPGASWTDAALSAVGAQSRKGYFLADERADRILFANSRFFSIWDIERLEAGARDGSITSGEIDRHLDERTRENAEGELRLVDGRVLSVASTEVRDARGGYVGRLQRFEDVAETRRVETELRSARRRYETLVDTVEGIVWEADVDTWRFTFVSEFAERLLGYPRAEWYRDPSFWTAHIHPDDRERAVAFCIEATRQRAHHDFEYRMIAADGTVVWLRDIVRVVAPDGEPVKLVGLMIDITDRRRAEAALGESEAFLRLSQRAGRSGSWEWELASNRVRWSEEMCRIHGITAPEFAGTLHAATAPVHPDDRPKLEHGIERLLRTDVFTDMEYRITRPGGEVRVVWGSGEIQFDEGGRAFAVIGTVTDITERKRAEEERRALETQFRHAQKLESLGVLAGGIAHDFNNLLTAILGYASLALADAPSGSTIEPQIRKVLEAAERASDLTNQMLAYSGRGRFVVETAHLDAIVADMAALLNLVVSKKAHLRLDLHPAAIDGDATQIRQVVMNLITNASDALGERDGIIALRTGSRRFEESELVSPHLPEKLPSAAYAFVEVADDGAGMSETTVQRIFDPFFTTKFTGRGLGLAAVLGIVRGHGGTIQVSTRPQGGTTFRVVLPLAAEAPRALGEEAPSRASARSHRDAVLLADDDEFARSFTLQVLERAGFDVVVATDGAEAIEKFRDRVGEIRAAILDVTMPRMDGWETLEQLRRLRPGLPALMMSGFTESDILDRAPQSAQAPFLHKPYRPADLVERVRSLVGIDRPGRP